One window from the genome of Gimesia aquarii encodes:
- the glmS gene encoding glutamine--fructose-6-phosphate transaminase (isomerizing) produces the protein MCGIVGYIGHREAGSVLIQGLQKLEYRGYDSSGVAIHESPSIQIRKKKGRVSEMAALFKASPVAGTLGIGHTRWATHGETNDQNSHPHVGGNGEVVIVHNGVIENYSSLRTQLQALGYVFRTTTDTETVAHLLSHHLEEQLKLGADPSELSTYLKVVEITLSKLKGTYGLVIMFQDLPNLLIAARLGSPLVIGVGKGEHFIASDASPLIGYTDEVIYLSDHEIAVITEDEVEVIHRDEGQQKLSIQTLDQVSVDSDLGDYEHYMLKEIFEQPQTLENAMRGRIDEDEATAKFGGLNLSAQQLRNIDRVVLTACGTSWHSGLVGEYLLEEFARIPTEVEYASELRYRNPPISNDTMIFAITQSGETADTLAAMRECKRKGHPTLAICNVVGSSIAREADGGIYLHAGPEVGVASTKAFTSQVMVMIQLALFLGRMRHLSYPAGCRIIDAIQKIPDQIQKCLECNDLIKDISNKYCNFNNFLYLGRLYNFPGALEGALKLKEISYIHAEGYPAAEMKHGPIALVDEETPSVFVVPRGQIYPKVMSNLEEVKARKGPVIAIACEGDKKIADIADDVIYVPDVEDFLQPLVTAIPLQLLSYHIAVLRGCNVDRPRNLAKSVTVE, from the coding sequence ATGTGTGGAATTGTCGGATATATCGGACATCGAGAGGCGGGGTCTGTATTAATCCAAGGTCTGCAAAAACTGGAATATCGGGGATATGACAGTTCTGGTGTTGCCATTCACGAGAGTCCTTCTATCCAGATTCGTAAGAAAAAAGGCCGGGTCTCAGAAATGGCGGCGCTCTTTAAAGCGAGTCCTGTTGCAGGAACATTGGGAATTGGCCATACACGCTGGGCAACACATGGTGAGACCAATGACCAAAATTCACACCCGCATGTTGGGGGTAATGGAGAAGTCGTCATTGTGCATAACGGAGTCATTGAAAATTATTCTTCACTCCGCACCCAGCTACAGGCACTGGGATATGTTTTCCGTACAACGACTGATACAGAAACCGTTGCGCATTTACTGTCTCATCATCTGGAAGAGCAGCTTAAGCTGGGCGCTGATCCGTCAGAGCTTTCGACCTATCTTAAAGTTGTCGAAATTACGCTATCGAAATTAAAGGGAACCTATGGCCTGGTGATCATGTTCCAGGATCTTCCCAATCTGTTGATAGCGGCTCGATTGGGAAGCCCGTTAGTGATCGGTGTAGGCAAAGGGGAACATTTTATTGCCAGCGATGCAAGTCCTCTGATTGGATATACTGATGAAGTCATCTATCTCTCTGATCATGAGATCGCAGTTATCACTGAAGATGAAGTTGAAGTCATTCACCGCGATGAGGGTCAGCAGAAATTATCGATTCAGACTTTAGATCAGGTAAGTGTTGATTCCGATCTGGGTGACTATGAGCATTACATGCTGAAAGAAATCTTTGAGCAGCCTCAGACACTTGAGAATGCGATGCGAGGTCGTATTGATGAAGATGAGGCAACCGCGAAATTTGGTGGATTAAACCTGTCTGCGCAGCAGCTGAGAAACATTGATCGAGTCGTCTTAACGGCTTGTGGAACGAGTTGGCATTCTGGATTAGTAGGTGAGTATCTCCTGGAAGAATTTGCCAGGATACCAACAGAGGTCGAATATGCTAGTGAGTTACGGTATCGGAATCCTCCAATTTCAAACGATACCATGATTTTCGCTATTACCCAAAGTGGTGAGACGGCAGATACTCTGGCTGCGATGAGAGAATGCAAACGAAAAGGTCATCCTACATTGGCGATTTGTAATGTGGTTGGCTCTTCAATCGCTCGTGAAGCAGATGGTGGAATTTATTTGCATGCCGGTCCTGAAGTGGGGGTGGCTTCGACCAAAGCCTTTACATCTCAGGTGATGGTCATGATTCAATTGGCACTATTTCTGGGGAGAATGAGGCATCTCTCTTACCCTGCAGGTTGCAGAATTATTGATGCGATCCAAAAAATTCCCGATCAAATTCAGAAATGTCTTGAGTGTAATGATCTCATCAAAGACATTTCCAACAAGTACTGTAATTTCAATAATTTTCTCTATCTGGGTCGGCTTTATAATTTTCCCGGGGCATTGGAGGGGGCACTGAAACTCAAAGAGATCAGCTATATACACGCTGAAGGTTACCCGGCAGCCGAAATGAAACATGGCCCGATTGCGCTGGTTGACGAAGAGACCCCCAGTGTTTTTGTTGTTCCACGCGGACAGATATATCCCAAAGTCATGAGTAATCTGGAAGAGGTGAAAGCGCGTAAAGGGCCTGTGATTGCCATTGCCTGTGAAGGGGACAAAAAAATTGCTGATATCGCTGACGATGTCATTTATGTCCCAGATGTTGAAGATTTCTTGCAGCCTCTCGTTACTGCGATTCCGTTGCAACTCTTATCATATCATATCGCCGTGTTACGAGGCTGTAATGTAGACCGACCACGGAACCTGGCAAAGAGTGTTACAGTAGAGTAG
- the ispH gene encoding 4-hydroxy-3-methylbut-2-enyl diphosphate reductase, giving the protein MKVILANPRGFCAGVNMAIECLEEVIRIFGSNIYVYHEIVHNKHVVNRFTEQGVVFVDSVSDVPENSILVFSAHGVSPVIRQQARDRNIRTIDATCPLVTKVHTEAIKYANAGYNIILIGHEGHDEVIGTMGEAPESITLIETPEEVAALEFSEDDKLAYLTQTTLSVDEAGRVIESLTKKYPDIESPPKADICYATTNRQEAVSELAQQVDLVLVLGSQNSSNSKRLMEIGKSAKKQAYLIDGVNELLPEWLEGCEAILITAGASAPEVVVQELVQHLEDHYQAEVENAVVREESVRFPLPKELRTLQSK; this is encoded by the coding sequence ATGAAAGTAATTCTGGCAAATCCCCGTGGTTTTTGTGCGGGTGTCAATATGGCAATTGAATGTCTCGAAGAAGTCATTCGGATTTTTGGTAGTAACATTTATGTCTATCATGAAATCGTACATAACAAACATGTCGTGAATCGGTTTACCGAGCAAGGTGTGGTTTTTGTTGATTCCGTGAGTGATGTTCCCGAAAATTCGATTCTCGTGTTCAGCGCGCACGGTGTTTCCCCTGTGATTCGTCAGCAGGCGCGAGACAGAAACATTCGTACGATTGACGCGACTTGTCCTCTGGTAACCAAAGTTCATACGGAAGCAATTAAATATGCAAATGCGGGCTATAACATTATTCTGATTGGTCATGAAGGGCATGATGAAGTCATAGGCACAATGGGTGAAGCTCCTGAAAGTATTACCTTGATCGAGACCCCCGAAGAAGTCGCAGCTTTGGAATTTTCTGAAGATGACAAATTAGCTTATCTCACGCAAACGACATTGAGTGTTGATGAAGCAGGCAGAGTCATCGAAAGTCTCACGAAAAAATATCCTGATATCGAGAGTCCACCCAAAGCCGACATCTGTTATGCGACAACAAATCGCCAGGAAGCGGTTTCGGAACTTGCACAGCAAGTCGATCTTGTATTGGTCTTAGGTAGTCAGAACAGTTCCAATAGTAAGCGACTGATGGAAATCGGAAAGTCTGCTAAAAAGCAGGCTTATCTGATTGATGGTGTGAATGAGTTATTACCAGAATGGCTCGAAGGATGCGAGGCGATTCTCATTACCGCAGGAGCGAGTGCACCAGAGGTAGTCGTTCAGGAATTAGTGCAACATTTAGAAGACCATTATCAAGCAGAAGTGGAAAATGCCGTTGTTCGTGAAGAATCGGTTCGCTTCCCACTTCCCAAAGAGTTACGTACCTTGCAATCAAAATAG
- a CDS encoding DUF3467 domain-containing protein: MSDDLTPAENNDDHSEESNQERHTQEIRHSQVSARVPEGVSRGVFSTGAVVLQGGHEFILDFLLRISTPQQVAARVVLPIGVVPQMIRALRDNLNNYEKRFGTPVIPTPIPQQVTGSADAINVGPGMEVAPSESPTPPVASVGSDINAGASGEAVQPEAESESNPQQPAAEPVAKPAEAGQKPPSAEDLYDELKLPDEMLSGVYANAVRIGHSATEFSFDFITTFFPRSCVSARVHMAAPNIPRLLDSLTHSFEQFQRKVAEQQKRQQPPEGGQPGNL; the protein is encoded by the coding sequence ATGAGTGATGATCTGACACCAGCGGAAAACAACGACGACCATTCTGAGGAATCGAATCAGGAACGGCACACACAAGAAATCAGGCATTCCCAGGTAAGTGCACGTGTGCCTGAGGGGGTTTCGCGCGGGGTGTTCAGCACAGGGGCTGTTGTCTTACAGGGGGGACACGAATTTATCCTGGATTTCCTGTTACGCATTTCGACACCTCAACAGGTTGCCGCACGTGTCGTTTTACCCATTGGCGTTGTTCCGCAAATGATTCGTGCCCTGAGAGACAATTTGAATAATTATGAAAAACGGTTTGGTACTCCAGTCATACCCACTCCTATTCCTCAACAAGTGACTGGTTCTGCAGATGCCATCAATGTCGGACCGGGGATGGAAGTCGCACCTTCCGAATCACCGACTCCACCAGTTGCGAGTGTGGGCTCAGATATCAATGCCGGAGCTTCAGGTGAGGCTGTACAACCTGAAGCAGAATCGGAGAGCAATCCTCAGCAACCTGCTGCTGAGCCAGTAGCTAAGCCTGCAGAAGCGGGACAAAAGCCTCCTTCAGCAGAAGACTTGTATGATGAATTGAAGCTGCCTGATGAGATGCTCTCAGGCGTGTATGCGAATGCGGTTCGAATCGGTCATTCGGCCACAGAGTTTTCCTTTGATTTCATTACAACATTCTTTCCTCGTTCGTGTGTTTCTGCTCGTGTGCATATGGCAGCACCGAATATTCCCCGCCTGCTCGATTCACTGACACACTCATTTGAGCAGTTTCAGCGAAAAGTAGCGGAGCAGCAAAAGCGGCAGCAACCTCCTGAAGGAGGGCAACCAGGTAATCTTTAA
- a CDS encoding DinB family protein, translating to MTIAESILPEFDMEMAGTRKVIERIPDDKLDWKAHSKSNSIGWVATHLAEMVGWVEGTLTQDTWDLNPEGGEPYQAPVLNSRQEILDLFDANVTAARKRIASTSDEEFAKSWSLLSGGEPLITMPKIGVIRTWVLNHSIHHRGHLCVYLRLNDIPVPALYGPSADEQE from the coding sequence ATGACTATCGCCGAATCAATCCTCCCCGAATTTGATATGGAAATGGCGGGAACTCGCAAAGTGATCGAACGAATTCCCGATGACAAACTTGATTGGAAAGCGCACTCCAAATCGAACAGTATCGGCTGGGTCGCTACTCATCTCGCGGAAATGGTAGGCTGGGTTGAAGGAACCCTGACTCAAGATACCTGGGATCTTAACCCGGAGGGTGGCGAACCTTACCAAGCTCCTGTACTTAATAGCCGTCAAGAAATCCTGGACCTCTTCGACGCGAATGTTACCGCTGCCAGAAAACGCATCGCGTCCACTTCCGATGAAGAATTTGCGAAGTCATGGTCACTTCTCTCCGGTGGTGAGCCCCTCATCACGATGCCAAAAATTGGTGTGATTCGCACTTGGGTACTCAATCATAGTATCCATCACCGTGGTCATCTCTGTGTGTATCTGCGACTCAATGATATTCCCGTTCCCGCACTCTACGGCCCCTCTGCTGACGAGCAGGAATGA
- a CDS encoding glycosyltransferase: MPELSIIVPTYCEAENLANLIPRITQVLNDSAISAEIIVVDDQSPDGTADLCQTLSQSSPLHLITRENERGLSTAVIAGMDAASAEILMVMDADLSHPPETIPELYSALKNQQADFVIGSRYVNGGSTDETWGWFRKFNSKIATWMARPFTTVKDPMAGFFALHRQDFLNAREILNPVGYKIGLELMVKCRCRNIIEIPIHFTDRTQGSSKLSFKEQINYLKHLKRLFEFKYRNYAYFAQFAVIGCSGVVVNLVALSLLLNWFNRPVAIAVAIWISMSTNFLLNRNITFSYARYAPILKQYLGYCSSCLLGAFFNWLTTMVLCSSITYFEKRTLLAALIGIVVGMTFNFILCRYFVFSKHKTASRSQKTV, translated from the coding sequence TTGCCTGAATTATCGATTATCGTGCCCACCTATTGTGAAGCCGAAAATTTGGCCAACCTGATCCCGCGTATTACTCAGGTCTTGAACGACTCTGCAATTTCTGCAGAAATCATCGTAGTTGATGATCAAAGTCCAGATGGCACAGCAGATCTCTGTCAAACGCTGTCACAATCATCGCCCCTTCATCTGATCACCCGTGAAAATGAACGGGGCCTCTCAACTGCAGTCATCGCTGGCATGGATGCAGCCTCAGCAGAGATTCTGATGGTAATGGACGCCGATCTATCACACCCACCAGAAACAATTCCGGAACTGTACTCTGCCTTGAAAAACCAACAGGCAGATTTTGTGATTGGCAGCCGCTATGTGAACGGTGGTTCGACAGACGAAACCTGGGGTTGGTTCAGAAAGTTTAATTCAAAAATTGCAACTTGGATGGCACGTCCCTTCACAACAGTGAAAGATCCGATGGCAGGCTTTTTCGCGTTACATCGTCAAGATTTTCTGAATGCACGCGAAATTCTTAATCCCGTGGGCTACAAAATCGGCTTGGAATTAATGGTGAAATGTCGTTGCCGCAACATCATTGAAATTCCTATTCACTTCACAGATCGTACTCAGGGAAGCAGCAAACTCTCGTTCAAAGAGCAAATCAATTACCTGAAACATCTCAAACGTCTGTTTGAATTTAAATACAGAAACTATGCTTACTTTGCACAATTTGCTGTCATTGGATGCTCGGGAGTCGTCGTAAATTTAGTGGCACTATCCCTGCTCTTGAATTGGTTTAATCGACCGGTGGCAATTGCAGTTGCGATCTGGATTTCGATGAGCACTAATTTCCTGCTAAACCGCAATATAACATTTTCGTATGCGCGATACGCTCCCATTCTCAAGCAGTATCTCGGTTATTGCAGTAGTTGTCTATTAGGTGCTTTCTTCAACTGGCTCACGACAATGGTATTGTGTAGTTCAATTACCTATTTCGAGAAAAGGACTTTGCTGGCGGCGTTAATTGGAATCGTGGTGGGTATGACATTCAATTTTATTCTCTGCCGATATTTTGTTTTTTCAAAGCACAAAACAGCCAGTAGAAGTCAAAAAACAGTTTGA